The Microcebus murinus isolate Inina chromosome 28, M.murinus_Inina_mat1.0, whole genome shotgun sequence genome has a segment encoding these proteins:
- the PROK2 gene encoding prokineticin-2 isoform X2: MRSPRRAPLLLLLLLPALLLPPRAGHAAVITGACDKDPQCGRGMCCAVSIWVKSIRICTPMGKLGDTCHPLTRKVPFFGRRMHHTCPCLPGLACLRTSFNRFICLARK, encoded by the exons ATGCGGAGCCCGCGCCGCGccccgctgctgctgctgctgctgctgcccgcGCTGCTGCTGCCGCCCCGCGCCGGCCACGCCGCGGTCATCACCGGG GCCTGCGACAAGGACCCCCAATGTGGCAGAGGCATGTGCTGTGCTGTTAGCATCTGGGTTAAGAGCATAAGGATTTGCACACCCATGGGCAAACTGGGAGACACCTGCCATCCCCTGACTCGTAAA gtTCCATTTTTTGGGCGGAGAATGCATCACACTTGTCCATGTCTGCCAGGCTTGGCCTGTTTACGGACTTCATTTAACCGATTCATTTGTTTAGCCCGAAAGTAA
- the PROK2 gene encoding prokineticin-2 isoform X1 yields MRSPRRAPLLLLLLLPALLLPPRAGHAAVITGACDKDPQCGRGMCCAVSIWVKSIRICTPMGKLGDTCHPLTRKNHFGKGRQERRKRKTRKRKKEEVPFFGRRMHHTCPCLPGLACLRTSFNRFICLARK; encoded by the exons ATGCGGAGCCCGCGCCGCGccccgctgctgctgctgctgctgctgcccgcGCTGCTGCTGCCGCCCCGCGCCGGCCACGCCGCGGTCATCACCGGG GCCTGCGACAAGGACCCCCAATGTGGCAGAGGCATGTGCTGTGCTGTTAGCATCTGGGTTAAGAGCATAAGGATTTGCACACCCATGGGCAAACTGGGAGACACCTGCCATCCCCTGACTCGTAAA AACCATTTTGGAaagggaaggcaggaaagaagaaagaggaagacaaggaaaaggaaaaaggaggag gtTCCATTTTTTGGGCGGAGAATGCATCACACTTGTCCATGTCTGCCAGGCTTGGCCTGTTTACGGACTTCATTTAACCGATTCATTTGTTTAGCCCGAAAGTAA